The segment ACACAAATTCCATATTCAGCCTTCTAAAGGCCTCGGTGTAGATCATATTCAGCCACTTTGCTAAAAAATTATCCGGCTTTCTCGGGAGCACCAGAGTTATCTTCTCTCCAGTCAAAGCTGAAGATTTAGATCCTGACGAATCCGCAGAACTCAGACCTGAAAGTAAAACAAGAAGAACACTGATGATAGCAAATAAATTCATATTTTTTGCATTCCAAATCTCCTTCAATCAAAAATTGAATATAACCTTTTTCAATGCACTCCCGCGCAAAGTAAGACATCCCCTTTGGGTAGCCCATAATTCAGCAGGGCTGTCTGCAGATAGAGTCGCACGGTTTCTTGCCCTCCTTAGATTCTTTGGAGTTTGGGCGTAAGCCTTTTATAAAACGCTGCCGCGTAAACTCCATTAATAGGGAGCCTGCCGATTAACGCCTTGGCGCCGCCGTTCTAATTCCGTATACGATACTCGCCGGTTGAAATTTTCAGTGTAACTTTACTCTGGTTGAGGTTGCGATCATGAGAGGTTCTGTCGAGAAGAGAGGCTGTAGATTCTGAATGTAGACAAGTTGTATTACAACAGGCTTTGGAGTGGCGAGGATTCAGATGCTTGAGTTGATAGTTGTTTAGTAATAAGTTATGATTGAAATGTTAAATAGATGTTGTATGATTTTTCGGTATCCGGCCGGATATTGTTTTTTAAGATTTCGATTCCTTATCGGGAAGCCCCGCCCTGTGGGCGGGGAGCTTCACTCAAAACAGTTAACCCCTTGAAATTACTGGTCGGGGCGAGAGGATTTGAACCTCCGACCCTCTGAACCCCATTCAGATACGCTACCAGACTGCGCCACGCCCCGACATATTTATTTTTCCTTAGTTATCATCGTAAAATTTTTATGTCAATCCTTATGTCTTTCCATAATGGTGAATCGCTTAGACAGCCGAGACGGCTGTCCTACGGGATGGGGAGGACAGTCTTTATTTTCAATGTCTATCTTTATGTCTTTCCATTTACTGTGAGATACCTTTTAATTTTTCTAAACCTCTCATTGTTCATGCCACGTATCTTTAAAAGGTCGTCGATACAATAAATCCCTCCGGCCTTTTCCCTCAGGTCAACTATTGCCTGTGCCGTCTTCTTTCCTATTCCGGGAATGAGCGACAGGTCATATACCGTTGCGCTGTTTATAGCGATCGGTATATCCAGAGTAATCCTTTTGGCAGCATCGATCGTCCCTGTTTTTACCTGATCTGACTCTATGATAACCTTCTCACCGCCGCTGAGGACGACAGAAAGAACTTTTTTGTCAAATTTTTTTGTGCCTGCAATCCCTGCGATTCCTAAAAGATGGGAGACCGTTGTCTCCGGGGGGACGAAATAAATTCCATTCTGGTCTGTATCACCGGCTAATTCAACAACTACGGTTCCTGCCTTCTTTTCAGAATATGGTGGAGATATTGCCTGAAAAGGCCGTAAGTCGTGAAGGAAAAATCTGCCAAAATAAAAAAAAGTCGCTATCAAAACGACTGTAATCGCTCCACTGATCTGCCCTTTTGTTATGTGCATGGTCAATTATTAGAGTCTTTATTCTCAACAACTGCGTTTTTTGCGCGGATGTTGGTACCAGTTCAAACAGCAAGATTTAGTTAAGAGTGTAAAGTGAACTAAAGTGAGCTAAAGTGCCTAAAGTTAAAGAATGCGCTTTCAGCGCAGCCTGTTTCTAATTTGACCGCGCCGAAGGCGTGTACATTAACTTTAGCTCACTTTAGGCACTTCAAACTTTAG is part of the Syntrophales bacterium genome and harbors:
- a CDS encoding helix-hairpin-helix domain-containing protein, producing the protein MHITKGQISGAITVVLIATFFYFGRFFLHDLRPFQAISPPYSEKKAGTVVVELAGDTDQNGIYFVPPETTVSHLLGIAGIAGTKKFDKKVLSVVLSGGEKVIIESDQVKTGTIDAAKRITLDIPIAINSATVYDLSLIPGIGKKTAQAIVDLREKAGGIYCIDDLLKIRGMNNERFRKIKRYLTVNGKT